A window of Chryseobacterium aquaeductus genomic DNA:
AAAGGATTTTCCGTTATCAGCAATGTTTTTTCTACGGAAGAAATTGAACGTATTTCTGCAGTCATTCAGAATATAGATACCTCAAAAGAAACTTTCAGAAAATCGGAAGATCTTTTTGCAATTCGTCAGTTTTTAAAGGAAATTCCTGAAGTGAAAGATTTGATTTTTAATGAAAATCTAAAAACAATCATCAGAGAAATTTTTGGCGAAAATTATTTTGTTGTGAAAAGTATTTACTTCGATAAACCAGAAAAGTCAAATTGGTATGTCGCTTATCATCAGGATTTGACGATTTCTGTTGATAAAAAAGTTGTTTTACAAAACTTCGGACCATGGACGACCAAACAAAATCAGTTTGCTGTGCAGCCACCTTTAGATATTCTTGAAAATGTTTTTACCATAAGAATTCATTTAGACGATACCGATGAAAATAATGGAGCCTTAAAAGTAGTTCCAAAATCTCATTCAAAAGGAATTTACAGACCTGAAACCATCAATTGGAATGTAGAAGCAGAAAATATCTGCAATGTAGAAAAAGGTGGAATCATGATTATGAAACCTTTGCTGATTCACGGATCCAATCGTACAACAAATGGAAAAAAGAGGAGAGTGATTCACATTGAATTTTCGGATAGAGAATTGCCCGAGGAATTGAATTGGTCGGAGAGGATGCATTAACATCATTTACAGTTTATTTGTCACTCTGAAGGAATCTCAATCTAATATTGTTATAATGCCGCTTAGATTCCTACGGAATAACAAACTCAGAGTTTTTTTCAAATCCAATTCTTAAGATTTAATTAAAAAAAAACAAAAAAACCTCTTCCAAATCGAAAGAGGTTTCATTATTTTAAACTGCAAATTTTTACTTCACAGAAATCTCATCCACAAAAACATACGCATCACCACCTGCTCCCTGATGCCATTCCGGAAGTTTGCCATAGTGATAAGCTTTTACTTTCAGATAACGGGCTTCGGTAGGGAGAACTTCAGTTGAGAAATCTTTCACCTGAACATTCGTGTCTTTTGGATCGATGCTATTTTCTAAAGTTTTTAGAAGAATAAAAGTTTTTCCATCCATCGAAGCGTAATATTCTACTTTCTTAGGCATTAAAATCCATGCTCGGCTGTCTTGAAGGTATGTCGAAGAAATTTGATTGATCTGCTGAGGTGATTTAAAATCAATAATTGCTTCAAACGTTTGTCCTTGATAGCCTTGCCATTCGCCTTTTCGCCAGTTTACATCACCATAAATACCATCAATTACGGCAAACTTTCCACCTGCTGTATATTGAGGATTTACGCTGGAATTGATGGTGATGTCCCAATGATTGGGTCTTCTGTTAAAATTGGCAGTTGTGATTCCGCTTTTCTCGCCATTTCTTTCGGCATACGTTGAAACCTGTGTTGTCTTGCTGATCGTGAAAGGTTCTTTATACACTTTAAAAGTTTTTCTCACGTTGGCGTCATCTTCATCCATCGTCATGTAGTAGACTTTATCTTTTTCGTTCAAAGGTGTAATTTTTACCTGAGTCGAAAAATCAAACAATCGATCTGCAGCGATGACAGGAGAAGCGGTTTGTTCGGGATATTTTAAATCTTTAGCAACCTTTACATTTTCAAAACCTAAATGTTTCAGTTCACTTTTCGGAGTATTTTTAG
This region includes:
- a CDS encoding phytanoyl-CoA dioxygenase family protein → MNLQQHKNTIADKGFSVISNVFSTEEIERISAVIQNIDTSKETFRKSEDLFAIRQFLKEIPEVKDLIFNENLKTIIREIFGENYFVVKSIYFDKPEKSNWYVAYHQDLTISVDKKVVLQNFGPWTTKQNQFAVQPPLDILENVFTIRIHLDDTDENNGALKVVPKSHSKGIYRPETINWNVEAENICNVEKGGIMIMKPLLIHGSNRTTNGKKRRVIHIEFSDRELPEELNWSERMH